TGTGTATTCCTGCTGAATGACCAATTTCTATTCCCTTTTGGAACCTCAGTTTAGCTCCGTTTAACCCTCCCGATTGTGATTTgtcctgttttaccctcccaaCCCCCGAAAGCCACCTCCACCCTCTCCCTCCCAACATCAAACAGCAGTTCCCGATTTCTATTCCTGTTTCACTTTCATTTGGTTGTTTATTTTTAGAACTCTCATTTGACAGTGAATTACCAAAAAAGTGGTTAGTTTGGCATTGATTTGTCCGTTTTCAAAGATGAGAAGCCATTTGAATTTAAGGGATGTGAAGGCGGAAGAAGTGCGAGAGGCTACTTTGGATGCCGTTGCTGAAACTCTCAGAACTTCCTCTTCCCTCAGGGTTTCTGAAGATGGTAAGTTTTATCAAAATCgaaaatgaagataaaaaagGAGAATTTCTTCACTTTTTCTCGGAAGCTAAGCcaaacaaagattttttttttccacatAATTTTAAATGCAGGTTTCGATCTTTCAGGGAAGAAAAGTTGGTAGAAGCACCGCACTATTTGAGCCTGAAGAATTGTTAGAGCAATTAGACAGTAGAACAATTGCTGCATCACCATTTGAGTTTAATGTCAAGATGGAAGATGTAGAAGCCTTTTTTGGTAAATATGCTAAGGTATTTGCTCAATGGTTGTTTTCTTATCTATTGTTATTTTACTCATTTGATAACTGATTATGTGTTTTAAGGGTTATAAATATGTTTGCGGTTCAATGTAAACTGATTGCCTTCTTACTTTTCTTGTAGGTAACTAGTGTGAGGTTACCTCGTCATGTAGCAaacaaaaagtatttttgtgGCACTGCTTTGATTGAATTCTCAGCTGAGGAAGATGCACAAAAGGTTTTGGAGCAAAGCTTGGTTTATGCAGGCGCTGAATTGCAACTGAAACCTAAGTAAGTATTACTCGCCACCGTGCATTCTGTTGcaatttgttttggtaattgTGTTATACTGTGAAATGGATAGAAAGCACTGTTGACTTTTAGTGTAGGGTTGTTGCTCTTACAATTGTATGTTCTGATGTGATTGTTCGTACAATGTTCTTTTCAGGAAGGATTTTGATGCTATaagagaagaagaagcagaagaaTATGAGGATAATCATCCAGTCACAGGTTCGAATAGAGATAACCGTTCGAATGCAGAGGATAAGTAAGTAATTAATCACAATCTTTAACTGgcattagtttttttattgcCATAATGTTTGTAATTAAAGTCCATGTAATGGTTTGTCACAAATACCCCAAGGGCTTGGTTGTTGCATTTGCATTGAAGAACATTTCAGGTGGGGACTCTGCAGAGAAAAATGGTTCTGATGAACCTGCAAAGGATGGTGCTACTGAGAAGAATGAAGAGAAGACTACAGAAAATGACGAAGATAACAAAGATAAGGTTGATGATAAACAACCTGTGTCGGGTGACGAAACGGAGAACAAAAGTCCCGTCCAGAAGGATGAGGGAACAGAACATAAAAACACTGCATCTGTTTTCAAAGACGAGATGAATGTTGTTTTACGGGAAGATTTGAAGGAGGCCTTCCAAAAATTTGGTACTGTGAAGGTAGatatctctcttttttcttaaatatttgaCATTGTACTAGGCAGTTGTATCTTAACGTTCTTACTCATGACATATATTCTTTACATGTGAAGTATATTGACTTAAAAGCTGGTGAGGAGAAGGGTTACATTCGGTTTGATGAACCTGAAGTAGCCCAGAAAGCTCGTGCTGCTGCAGTTCTGGCTAATGAAGGTGGTCTGGTTGTCAAAAATTTCATTGCCACTTTAGAACCAGTTACTGgtgaggaaagaaaaaaaatttccatttgaTTTAATTTCCCATTTTTGTTGCATGTTGATCCCAATATTGACTAACATTCATCTTGCATAGAAGGAATAATATGTAATACAAGAGGAACTAATGACTTTTGGTCAATAATATGAACCTGATATATTAGATGAGCAACTGATAAAAGTGCTGGGTAATATGTTTAGGTGATGCTGAGAGAATATTATGTAATACAAGAGGAACTAATGACTTTAGGTCAATGATATGAATCTGATATATTAGATGAGCAACTGATAAATTGCCGGGTAATATTTTTAGGTGATGCCGAGAGAGAATATTGGAGTTTACTTCGAAGTAACCAAGAAAAGCACCGTGGAAACAAGCGCTTCCAAGGAAGGTCAGTGCCGATAAACGTATTCTACAGCTTTTGTTATTTAGTTTGGATAAGCAAGTCCCTTTTCAATGTTGTTCTTTCTTCTGTTTAAATTCAACTGTTACTCCTTTTATTAGGGGAGGAAAGCACTTCAGAGGCGGAAAGCGTGGCCGGGGAAGAGAAAACTATTCACCAAACAAAGCTAGAAGAAGTTGAGGGACATGAGAGTGATCCATCTATGCACGTTAGATGGATTTATGGGGAGAGCGGCCACACAATAAGCCATGGGTGCTTGTTTATTTCCTGGTTTATGCCTTTtacttagggtctgtttgattgccagtaaaatattttccgtaaaatgatttcgaaaaaatgttttacttttctgtaaaatgatttattggaaaatattttctggtgtttgattgaatctgtgtaaaatattttcggCTGTTTGGCAGATTTCTTggaaatatttttcgaaaaaattgtttttacatatattgatatatattaataaatttttatattttaaattatttttacatatattgcaatgatttatttataataatactcaattattaagctacaatattaattgttataaattgaaaaaaattaatataaaataaattatttgtaattgtgttaaaaaaataagtattgaataattaaaaaaacaagttattggaaaatcgataaacagaagcaattttttaccggaaatgaaggaatgaatgaaggaggcgatagagaggagagcacgaaaaatgtcttacggaaattgaaagggtaagacattttccctaaaatgtaacccattttcccttgttttggagttcattttccaaatggaaaatgttttccgccaatcaaacgctgaaaaagttgaaaataatttttcagaaaatcaattctttcaatcaaacagacccttagttTAGATCGCTAGCCATATGATTTTAACAGTCCTATTTTCATtcccttcaaaattttaatatacgaGTTCGCAGTCTCTTTCACAACCTTTGATCGTTTGACCGTAAATTTTAGAACAAAGGTAAGTTTCATTTGGAATATTtgtactatatttatttatttacttactaGTAAAAGAAATTAAGTCAAGAATAATtagttaatgttattttattttatttttaaaattatcctactTTTAAAAGAACTTGTTCTGTTtcgaaaaaaaggaaatatggaaaataattgCTTTTGGgacattaatttaatgaaaaggaaaaataaactttaaatttaaataattattttaaattatattttatagtattatatattatgattttagtaaattcatatattttattaaattatatattttattaaattatatttaataataattatgttaaaatatgattaaattatttattatttatattaataatcttattaaaatttaataacaataacaataatcatttacttaaaaaaaatactgctaagggtattctagtcattttagtttttttccttatgctattacacctctattccattcaaccaaacaaaagaattacctattacgcctctattccattactcATCTAttctattacacctctatttcATTACAACGAACCAAAACATGCCCTAAATAATTAATTCggtactaattttgggcgttatgagggtgctaatccttcctcgtacgtaactgactcccgaacccgttttctaaaactcgcagaccaaaatcgcttttaggtgatccaatcacacttCAATAAAACATTGATAGCGActtcccattttcattttcgttttcaaaataaaaaagtcaACCCCGTTTTtcgaaaaatggtttcgacaactataaatatcatattgttagctattaattttaataaaattatatacaaaacacggataataattacttaataaattaagggcaaaattacCCATAATGTCGTATGATAACCTAGTAGGATTAGATCTCTCATCAACGTGGTATGATGACCCAGCAGGATAGTAGGCCCAATAAGCAAAAGGGTCGAACTACTTCATCGGTGGCTCCAAGTATGGCTGGGGAGGCTGGGATCATGAGGATGACCTTGCAGATGTCTTCTTTAATGTCTAATCGGTCCTTCTGCTAGTTCACCCATAatattatagtggaatgactttgtgaacaaatgaatttataattaataggcggaaagtcgaaacttaattataaatcatttgagccttaactatatatgtccaatcggtcccattgctagctcgttgaaactagaaatgaattgcgtgtttgaatagaaatgaacagaatgaacagaaaaaaagaaatggaaaacatttaggaatgattatgattttctctgaaatggaaaaatagaatcatttgaaaataaatgtaggtttccaaatatggaaatggaaatttgcaatcctatataggattacttaaaaattgaTGGAAgaatgcatttttatttttagactgttttgaagtccaaaaatgaaaataaatcattcaatcatagtgaatatgttgagttgtgacatattaaacgaattttctcgaaattttaccgatggtaaaatcgtcaaaattttactaggggaaaatcgtcaaaattttatcGATGTAAAATTgtgatgagaaaattatttaatatgtaaatattaaagtttattttggaaaataaaaaaaactgaactgGGTTGGATTACATTATAGAGTACTGGGTCAAAAAATCTcaggaagtactcgtaattgggcttgatgtgagagaggccgaaaacccctcatataacatgaaggGGCGGAAACcttagtaaaaatacaagggtgAGTTGTTCACCGTTCTCCTACTCTAAGTAgaatgttgtttttctatttaaaataaacatctaGAACTCTACAAGAGTTTTAcctctcttcctataaatagataacACCGATAGaactattaacacaacttttgagagattgttattctgtggaaaaatagagagaatttattctcaacttttaaatatatttttccataataacaattttactggtttctattaaagaagagagaatttttgttttcatccccaaaaagaaaactttttctagttctgtgttttgattcaattggttcgagagTTTTGTGTTTTGGTTCGAGCTcacactcgaagcaattcgtggtacgagaatagtgaAGAAGATCGTTTAGTTGAAAGCTAGAAAACATCAAGGATCTGTTTATCAAAAAACACATATGCATATTTAGTTAAGgcttattgttataaatatcacaaactgggttgacttttaatttttttaactttccgctgtaaattgttttcaaaccaaaatttttccaacatattggtcataattttttgataaaatcatGTTGATTTAATCTATTTTGTATTGTCATTGTTTAAGTTAAATGTTGTTGAATTTCtttatttgaatgttttttagCACGCCTTTATTTTAGCAAATTAAATATAGTATTAGTGGAAATTTTTTGAACACCAGTATGCTTTAAGGAGAGCTTAACATTCG
This genomic window from Gossypium raimondii isolate GPD5lz chromosome 10, ASM2569854v1, whole genome shotgun sequence contains:
- the LOC105778146 gene encoding la protein 1; translated protein: MPLLKLSELPLPSGFLKMVSIFQGRKVGRSTALFEPEELLEQLDSRTIAASPFEFNVKMEDVEAFFGKYAKVTSVRLPRHVANKKYFCGTALIEFSAEEDAQKVLEQSLVYAGAELQLKPKKDFDAIREEEAEEYEDNHPVTGSNRDNRSNAGHKYPKGLVVAFALKNISGGDSAEKNGSDEPAKDGATEKNEEKTTENDEDNKDKVDDKQPVSGDETENKSPVQKDEGTEHKNTASVFKDEMNVVLREDLKEAFQKFGTVKYIDLKAGEEKGYIRFDEPEVAQKARAAAVLANEGGLVVKNFIATLEPVTGDAEREYWSLLRSNQEKHRGNKRFQGRGGKHFRGGKRGRGRENYSPNKARRS